DNA from Petropleomorpha daqingensis:
CCGCGCGTCCCACCACGAGGGCGGCGACCACAGCGCGAGGGTGACCCCCGGACACGCGCAAAAGGGCCCCTGCCGGAGATCCGGCAGGGGCCCTTTCCGCGGTTGCTAGTCCTGGGGCTGCTCGAAGGTGATGACGGTCCAGCCGAGGAGCAGCCGGTCGCCGTCGGACAGCGGGTGCGCCACGCCGGGCTCGAGCTGGGTCCACTCGGTGGCCTCGGGACCGGCGACGTGCGTGCCGTTGAGCGAGCCGAGGTCGACGAGCGAGACCTCGCGGCCGGCCCGCTGGATCGCCGCGTGCGCGGAGGACAGCACGTTCTGGGTGTCCGCTATCGGCACCGGCCGGGCCGTGCCGGCGGCGACCAGCTCGTGGTTGTCCGGACGACGGCCGAGCACGAGGTCCTCGTCGATGGTGACGACCATCCCGTCGTCGAACCGCAGCAGCGGCGCCGAGGGGGCGTCGGGCCGCCAGAAGGCGGTCTGCTCCCCCGAGTCGGGCCGGGCCTGGGACGACGACGGCGCCGCGGCCGCCGGGGCCCCGAAACCGGCGTCGGAGGACGCGGCGAAGGACTGCTGCGCCGGCGCGGCGGCGGGCTGCGGGGCCGCGGCCGCCGGAGCCGGCGCGGCCAGGTGCAGCATGGCCCCGGAGCCGGGGACCGTGCCGTCCTGCAGGTCGAACGCGACGCCCGGGGGCATCTGCGGCGCGGCCTGGCCGGGGCCGACGTAGAGGGTCTGGCCCAGCGAGAACCCGGCGGCCAGCGTGCAGCCCCCGTCCACGGAGGAGCCGGAGACCGGCACCCCGTCGACGGCGGGCTGACCCTTGCCGGACCAGAGCGCCACACCGGTGCCGGTGCCCTGGGCGGAGTCGGTCAGCACGATGGCGAAGGAGGCTCCGCCGTTGCCGAGGGTCATCACCTGAGAGGCGACGGCGGCGAGGACCCGGTCCGCGCCGGGGCCGGCCACCCCCAGGCAGGCGTGCAGGGCCGCCACCAGGGCGGGCGAGCCGGGAGCGTCGACCCAGAGGAGGCCGCCACCGCGTCGGGCGACGACCGAGTCTCCGGGGAGGACTTCACAGCGGTCGGGCATGGGCTCCAGCCTAGTGATGCACCACAGAAGTGGGCGGTCGTGCGGCACCGCCACGCCGTCTGCGTGGGGTACCCGTGACCTGAGAGTCTCAAGCGAAGGTTCAGCGAGCGTTCGCCGGGGCGGTTCAGGCCGAGGTCACGACCCCCAGCTCCGCCGGGTTGGCCAGGTGGGCCGACCGCGGCAGGACGCGCACCGTGTAGCCGAACGCGCCCGTGCGCTCGAGCGGGACGGTGGCGGTGAACCAGTGCCGGGAACCGTCGGCCTGCTCGTGGTCCATCGGGATGGTGGTGACCCCGTGCAGGGCGTCGGCGTCGTCGACGCGCCCGTAGGCGGCCTGCACCTCGATGTCGGACGGCGACAGCCCCGGCAGCTCCACCTCCGCGCGCAGGGCCAGGGTCGAGCCGATCTCGGGGGTGTCACCGGCACCGGTCGCCTCGACGTGGGCCACGCGGACGGTGCCCCAGTTCGCCAGCAGGTGCATCCGCCGGGCCGCCTCCTCGCGAGCGGGCGCGTAACCGCCGCCGTCGGCCATCGCGCGCGCCGAGTAGGACGCCGGCACGTAGAGCTGCTGCACGTAGTCGCGGACCATCCGGGAGGCGAGCACCTTCGGCCCGGTCTCGCGCAGCGTGTGCCGGACCATCTCCACCCACCGGGCGGGCACGCCGTCCCGGTCGCGCTCGTAGAACCGCGGCTGCACCTGGGTGCTGATCAGGTCGTAGATGGCGCGCGCCTCGACCTCGTCGCGTCGGTCGGGGTCGGCCACCCCGTCGGCGGTGGGGATGGCCCAGCCGTTCTGGCCGTCGAACCACTCGTCCCACCAGCCGTCGCGGATGGAGAGGTTCAGCCCGCCGTTGAGCGCGGCCTTCATCCCCGAGGTGCCGCACGCCTCCAGGGGCCGCAGCGGGTTGTTCAGCCAGACGTCGCAGCCCCAGTAGAGGTAGCGGGCCATGCCGATGTCGTAGCCGGGCAGGAAGGCGATCCGGTGCCGGATCTCGGGGTCGTCGGCGAACTGCACCATCCGCTGGATGAGCTGCTTGCCGCCGTCGTCGGCCGGGTGGCTCTTGCCTGCGATGACCAGCTGGATCGGCCGCTCGGGGTCCAGCAGCAGGGCCTTCAGCCGCTCGGGGTCCTTCAACATCAGCGTCAGCCGCTTGTAGGACGGCACCCGGCGGGCGAAGCCGATCGTCAGGACGTCGGGGTCGAAGGCGCTGTCGGTCCAGCCGACCTCCGACTCCACGGCACCCCGCGACAGCGCGGTCTCCCGCAGCCGCCGGCGCACCTCGTCGACCAGGCGGCCGCGCAGCAGCCGGCGGGTGTTCCACAGCTCACCGGCGGCGATCGCGTCGACGCCGTCGAAGTGGACCGGCCCCTCGACCTCGGCCGGGTCGCCCTGGCTGGAGCGCTGGGTGCCCAGCTCCACCAGCTCGCGGGCGGTCCAGGTGGCCGCGTGCACCCCGTTGGTGATCGAGGTGATCGGGACGTCGTCCTCGTCGAAGCCGGGCCACAGGTCCCGGAACATGTGCCGGCTGACCTGACCGTGCAGCTCGCTGACGCCGTTGGCCCGCTGGCCGAGGCGCAGCCCCATGTGCGCCATGTTGAACTTCGTCGGGTCCTCTTCCGCGCCCAGCGCGAGCAGCTGGTCCAGCGGGACGCCGAAGCCCGCGAAGTAGCGCTCGATCAGCGCCTTCGGGAACCGGTCGATCCCGGCCGGCACGGGCGTGTGCGTGGTGAACACGGTGCCGCCGCGGACCGCCTGCAGCGCCTCGGGGAACGTCAGCCCGTGCGAGACGGTCAGCTCGCGGATCCGCTCGACGCCCTGGAAGCCGGCGTGGCCCTCGTTGGCGTGGAACACCTCGGGCTGCGGCCGGCCGGTCTGCGAGCAGTAGGCGCGCAGCGCTCGCACGCCGCCGATGCCGAGCAGCATCTCCTGGCGCAGCCGGTGATCCTCGTCACCGCCGTAGAGCCGGTCGGTGACCAGCCGCTCGGCCGGGGCGTTCTCCTCGATGTCGCTGTCGAGCAGCAGCAGGGACACCCGGCCCACCTGCGCCCGCCACACGTGCGCGTGCAGGGTGCGCGCCTCGGGCAGGGGCACCGAGATGACGACCGCGGCGCCGTCCTTGTCGCGCAGCAGCTTCACCGGCAGGCCGTGCGGGTCCAGCGACGGGTAGTGCTCCAGCTGCCAGCCGTCGGCCGACAACCCCTGCTCGAAGTAGCCGGCCCGGTACAGCAGCCCGACGCCGATCAACGGGACGCCGAGGTCGGAGGCGGCCTTGAGGTGGTCGCCGGCGAGGATGCCCAGGCCGCCGGAGTACTGCGGCAGCACCTCGGTGATGCCGAATTCGGCCGAGAAGTACGCGATCGACTGCGGGGCGTCGGCGCCCAGCGACTGGTACCAGAGGTCGGCGGTCATGTACTCCTGCAGGTCGTCGACGACGTCCTGCAGCCGGCGGAGGAACCGGCGGTCCTTGGCCAGCGTGGCCAGCCGCTCCGCCGACACCTCGCCGAGCACCTTGACCGGGTCGCCGCCGCACGTGCGCCACAGCTCGGGGTCCAGCGCCTCGAACAGGTCCCGGGTCTCGGGGTGCCAGGACCACCGCAGGTTCGTCACCAGCTGGGCCAGCGGCTGCAGCGGCGCCGGCAGGGTGGCACGGACGGTGAAGCGTCGGAGAGCTCGCACCCGCCAGAGCCTAACCAGACCGACGTCCCCGTTCAGGGGACACCGGCCCTCCCGCAAGGGCCCGCCCCGAGCTTGCGAGTGGCGGTGGGCAAGGGGGTCCTTCTAGCGTGATCGTGATGACTGGCCGACCTGACCTCCGCCTCGGCATCTCCGATGTCGCCCCCGTCGTGTCGTGCGGGTCGTTCTCGGCCCGTGCCGTGGTCGGTGAACACCTGCCGATCACCGCCACCGTGTTCCGCGAGGGCCACGACGCCGTCGCGGCCGATGTCGTCTGGCGATCCCCTGGCCAAGACGGGACGCCGCAGCTACGGCGCATGGCCCGCTACGGCCAGGAACCCGACCGCTGGCTGACCACGGTCGTCCCCGACCGCGAGGGCCTGTGGACCTTCACCGTCGAGGCGTGGAGCGACCCGCTGGCCACCTGGCACCACGCCGTCGAGGTGAAGATCGCCGCCGGCCAGGGCGCCGGGGAGCTCGCCAACGACCTGGAGGAGGGCGCCCGGCTGCTCGACCGGGTGGCCGCCGACGGTCCCGAGGAGCACCGGGACGCGGTCGCCGCCGCCGCCGCGGCGCTGCGCGACGAGTCCCTCGAGCTCACCACGCGGGTGGCGCCGGCGTTCGCCCCAGCCCTGCAGCAGGTGCTCCACGACCACCCCGTCCGGGAGCTGGTCACCGCCTCGCCCACCTACGAGGTGTGGGTCGACCGGCCGCGGGCGCTCTACGGCTCCTGGTACGAGTTCTTCCCGCGGTCCGAGGGGTCGGTCGTGGGCGGTCAGGCGACGCACGGCACGTTCGCCACCGCGGTCGACCGGCTGCCCGCGATCGCCGACATGGGCTTCGACGTCGTCTACCTGCCGCCGATCCACCCGATCGGCCGGGTCAACCGCAAGGGCCGCAACAACACCCTGACCCCCGAGCCGGACGACGTCGGCTCGCCGTGGGCGATCGGCGCCGAGGAGGGCGGGCACGACGCCGTCCACCCGCAGCTGGGCACCCTCGACGACTTCAAGGGCTTCGTCTGGCGGGCCGGGGAGCTCGGCATGGAGGTCGCGCTCGACCTCGCCCTGCAGGCGGCGCCGGACCACCCCTGGGTCAGGGAGCACCCGGAGTGGTTCACCACCAAGGCCGACGGGTCGATCGCCTACGCGGAGAACCCGCCGAAGAAGTACCAGGACATCTACCCGATCAACTTCGACAACGACCCCGACGGCATCTACGCCGAGGTGCTGCGCGTCGTCCGGCACTGGATCTCCTGCGGGGTGCGGATCTTCCGCGTCGACAACCCGCACACCAAGCCGCTGAACTTCTGGCACTGGCTGATCTGGGAGGTGAAGAAGACCGATCCCGACGTGCTCTTCCTCGCCGAGGCGTTCACCCGGCCGGCGATGATGCACCAGCTGGCCCGGATCGGGTTCACGCAGTCCTACACGTACTTCACCTGGCGCACCGAGCGCTGGGAGCTCGAGGAGTACGGGCGCGAGCTGGCCGCCAACAGCCACTACATGCGGCCGAACTTCTTCGTGAACACCCCGGACATCCTCCACGAGTCGCTGCAGTTCGGCGGTCCGCCGATGTTCAAGATCCGCGCCGTGCTCGCCGCGATGATGAGCCCGACGTGGGGCGTCTACTCCGGGTTCGAGCTGTTCGAGCACGTCGCCGTCCGGCCCGGCAGCGAGGAGTACCTGGACAGCGAGAAGTACCAGCTCCGGCCGCGCGACTGGGCCGGCGCCGAGGCGGCCGGGCGGAGCCTGTCGGGCTACCTGCGGCGGCTCAACGAGGTGCGCCGCCAGCACCCGGCGCTGCAGCAGCTGCGCACGCTGCACTTCCACCCGGTCGACAACCCGAACCTGCTGTGCTTCAGCAAGACCGACCCGGGTTCCTCCGACGCCGTCGTCGTGGTGGTCAACCTCTCCAGCCGCCACACCCAGATCGGGACGACGGCGCTCGACCTGCCGGCCCTGGGCCTGGACTGGCACGAGCGCTTCTCGGTGACCGACGAGCTCACCGGCGCGCACTACGACTGGGGCCAGTTCAACTACGTGGAGCTCGACCCCTACCGCGAGCCGGCGCACGTCTTCTCGATCGCGTTCCCGCGGCCGGTGCAGTTCCCGCCCGCCGTCGGCTGAACCCGGCCGTCCGCTTCCGACCTACCCGACCCTGATCGAGGACGACCTCCTGCGATGACCGTTCCCGTCCCCGACCCGACCGCTGCCGACAACGGCTACGGGCCCTCCATCCTCCCCACCCCGGGCAGCGACCCCGAGTGGTACAAGCGCGCCGTCTTCTACGAGGTGCTCGTCCGCGGCTTCGCCGACAGCAACGCCGACGGCGTGGGTGATCTGCGCGGCATGATCGACAAGCTCGACTACCTCCAGTGGCTCGGCGTCGACTGCCTCTGGTTGCCGCCGTTCTTCGCCTCCCCGCTGCGCGACGGGGGGTACGACGTCAGCGACTACACCGCGGTGCTGCCCGAGTTCGGCGACATCCAGGACTTCAAGGACTTCCTGGCCGCCGCCCACGCCCGCGGCATGCGCGTGATCATCGACTTCGTCATGAACCACACCTCGGACCAGCACCCCTGGTTCCAGGCCAGCCGCAGCGACCCGGAGGGCCCCTACGGCGACTTCTACGTGTGGGCCGACGACGACACCGGCTACCCCGACGCGCGGATCATCTTCGTCGACACCGAGAGCTCCAACTGGACGTTCGACCCGGTGCGCAAGCAGTACTTCTGGCACCGGTTCTTCTCCCACCAGCCCGACCTCAACTTCGAGAACCCCAAGGTGGTCGAGGCGATCCTCGACGCGCTGCGGTTCTGGCTGGACCTCGGGATCGACGGCTTCCGGCTCGACGCCGTGCCCTACCTGTTCGAGGAGGAGGGCACCAACTGCGAGAACCTGCCGCGGACCCACGAGCTGCTCAAGCAGGTGCGCAAGGTGGTCGACGCGGGCTATCCCGACCGCGTGCTGCTCTGCGAGGCCAACCAGTGGCCGGCCGACGTCGTCGAGTACTTCGGCGAGAACGGCGACGAGTGCCAGATGGCCTTCCACTTCCCGGTCATGCCGCGCCTGTTCATGGCCGTGCGCCGGGAGCAGCGCTTCCCGATCTCCGAGATCATGGCCCAGACGCCGGACATCCCGAAGAACTGCCAGTGGGGCGTCTTCCTGCGCAACCACGACGAGCTGACCCTCGAGATGGTCACCGACGAGGAGCGCGACTACATGTGGGGGGAGTACGCCAAGGACCCCCGCATGAAGGCCAACATCGGCATCCGCCGGCGGCTGGCCCCGCTGCTGGACAACGACACCAACACCCTCGAGCTGTTCACCGCCCTGCTGTTCAGCCTGCCCGGCTCGCCGGTCCTCTACTACGGCGACGAGATCGGCATGGGCGACAACATCTGGCTCGGTGACCGCGACGGCGTCCGGACGCCGATGCAGTGGACGCCCGACCGCAACGGCGGGTTCTCCACGGCCGACCCGCAGCGGATGTACCTGCCGCTCAACCAGGACCCGGTGTACGGCTACCAGGTCACCAACGTCGAGTCGCAGCTGCGCAACACCAACTCGATGCTGCAGTGGATCCGGCGGATGATCCTGGTCCGCAAGGAGCACCCGACGTTCGGTCTGGGCAGCTTCACCGAGGTCGGCTCGCGCAACCCGACGGTGCTGTCGTTCGTCCGCGAGTTCGGCGACGACGTCGTCCTGTGCGTGAACAACCTGTCGCGCTTCCCGCAGCCGGTCGAGCTCGACCTGCGCCGCTTCGAGGGCTACACGCCGGTCGAGCTGACCGGGCGGGTGGAGTTCCCGCAGATCGGCGTCCTGCCGTACATGCTCACCCTGGCCGGGCACGGCTTCTACTGGTTCGAGCTGTCCCGTCCGGTCGAGCCGGAGCCCGAGGAGCACGAGGAGCACGGCGACGCGTCGCTGGCCGACTCGCTGGAGGCCGCCGGCGTCGTCGGCACCGACGACACCCCGGGAGGCGCCCGATGACCGTTGCCAGCGATCTGCTCCGCGAGTGGATGCCGCACCAGCGCTGGTTCGGCGGCAAGGGCCGCGAGTGGGCCGACGTCGCCGAGAGCGGCTTCTTCCTCGAGCGCGAGTCCCCCGTGCTGTCGGTGCACCGGGTGCAGGTCGGCTACGTGGACGGCGGCCAGGAGACCTACCTGATCCCGGTGTCCTGGCACGACCACCCGACCGACGAGCTGCAGCACGCCTTCATCGGCGCGGTGACCTTCGAGGGTCGCGAGCTCTACGGCTACGACGCCATGCGCGACCGCGACGCGACCGTGCCGTGGCTGCAGCACCTGGTCGCGGCGTCCACGGTCGGGCCGATGCACTTCCACCCGGCCGGGGTGGCCTACATCCCCGAGGGGCTGCCCGGCGACATCGTCTCCGGCGAGCAGAGCAACACCTCGCTGATCTACGGGGACCAGGCCATCCTCAAGCTCTTCCGGCGGCTCGAGCCCGGGCTCAACCCGGACGTCGAGGTGCACGACGCGCTGCGCCGCGCCGAGAACGAGCACATCGCCCCGCTGCTCGGGTACGTCGAGATCGACGACCCCGACGGCGAGCGGCCGCCGGCCACGGCGGCGATGCTGCAGCGGTTCGTGGCCAACGCGAGCGACGGCTGGCGGCTCGCGACGGCCAGCGTGCGCGACCTGTACGCCGAGGGCGACCTGCACGCCGACGAGGTCGGGGGCGACTTCGCCGCCGACAGCGAGCGGTTGGGCGCGGCGACGGCGTCGGTGCACAAGGACATGGCGGCGGTGCTGCCGACCGAGCCGGCCGACGAGGGCTGGTTCCGCCGGCTGGCCGAGCAGATGAACGCCCGCCTCGACGAGGCGATCCAGGTGGTCCCGCAGCTCACCGAGCACGCGGACGGGATCCGCGCGGTGTACGCCGCGGTGGCCGGCATCCGGGAGCCCGTGGTCCGCCAGCGGGTCCACGGCGACCTGCACCTGGGCCAGGTGCTGCGGACGGCGACCGGCTGGATCCTGCTGGACTTCGAGGGCGAGCCGGCCCGGTCGCTGGAGTCACGCCGCGAGCTGGACAGCCCGCTGCGCGACGTCGCGGGCATGCTGCGCAGCTTCGACTACGCCGCCCGGCACATGCTCGTCGAGCAGCCCGACGACCCGCAGCGCGCATACCGCGCGCAGGAGTGGGCAGAGCGCAACCGGACCGCCTACTGCTCCGGCTACTCCGCCGCGAGCGGGCTGGACCCGTGCGGGGACTCCCCTCTCCTGCGGGCGTTCGAGGCCGACAAGGCGGTCTACGAGTGCGTCTACGAGGCGCGCAATCGGCCGCACTGGCTGATGATCCCGCTGAACTCGTTGTCCCGGATCTCGTCCGGCGACTGACGCACGGCGGACCCAGAGACCACTGCACGCGACGACGACGGCGAGGGCACCATGAGCACCGACGACGCACCCGACCGGACCGGGACCACGCCGGCCAAGAAGACGACGAGCCGGACGACGGCGGCCGCGAAGAAGGCGGCCGCGGCGGCGAAGACCGCGGCCAAGAAGGCAGCCCCGGCGAAGAAGGCCACCGCCGCGAAGACCACGGCAGCCAAGACGACGGCCGCGAAGAAGGCCGCACCGGCGAAGGCCACCGCCACGAAGGCCGCGCCGGCCAAGCGCGCGGCGAAGAAGACGGGCGAGCCCACCGCGACGACCCCGCCCGCCTCGCCCGCCATCGGTGTCGGCGCGCAGGTCAGCGGCGACGACCTGCAGGCGATCGTCGAGGGCTGGTCGCACGACCCGTACGCCGTCCTCGGCACCCACCCGGTGGGCGACGGCAGCTGGGTCGTGCGCACCCTGCGCCCCGACGCGGTGAGCGTCGCGGTGGTCGACCAGGACGGCTCGCGCTACGAGGCCAGCCAGCTGCACGGCGGCGGCATCTACGAGGCGACGCTGCCGCAGCAGCCCGGCGACTACCGCATCCAGGTGACCTACGGCGACGGCTCGGGCGGCACGAACACCTACACCGTCGACGACCCGTACCGCTGGATGCCCACGGTCGGCGAGCTCGACCAGTACCTCATCGGCGAGGGCCGGCACGAGCGGCTCTGGGAGGTGCTCGGCGCGCACGTCCGGCGCTACGACACCCCCGGCGGCCCGGTCGAGGGCGTCTCGTTCGCCGTCTGGGCGCCCAACGCGCGCGGCGTGAAGGTCACCGGCGACTTCGACTACTGGCAGGCCCGCGCCTACCCGATGCGCTCGCTGGGGTCCTCCGGCGTCTGGGAGATCTTCATCCCCGGCGTGCAGGTCGGCAGCCGGTACCGGTACCACATCCTCGGCAAGGACGGGAGCTGGCGGGAGAAGTCCGACCCGCTCGCCTTCCAGACCGAGGTGCCGCCGGCCAACGCCTCCGTCGTCACCGAGTCGCACTACGAGTGGACCGACGACGAGTGGCTCGCCGAGCGCGCCCGCGGCGGCTGGCACGAGCGGCCGATGAGCGTCTACGAGGTGCACGCCGGCTCGTGGCGGCAGGGCCTGGGGTACCGGGAGCTGGCCGACGAGCTGATCGAGTACGTCGTCTCGGCCGGGTTCACCCACATCGAGTTCATGCCGCTGGCCGAGCACCCCTTCGGCGGGTCCTGGGGCTACCAGGTCACCTCGTACTACGCGCCGACCTCGCGCTACGGCAGCCCCGACGACCTGCGCTACCTCATCGACCGGGCGCACCAGGCCGGCATCGGCGTGATCGTCGACTGGGTGCCGGCGCACTTCCCGAAGGACGCCTGGGCACTGGGCCGCTTCGACGGCACCGCGCTGTACGAGCACGCCGACCCGCGCCGCGGCGAACAGCTGGACTGGGGCACCTTCGTCTTCGACTTCGGCCGCACCGAGGTGCGCAACTTCCTGGTCGCCAACGCCCTGTACTGGTGCAAGGAGTTCCACGTCGACGGGCTGCGGGTCGACGCGGTCGCCTCGATGCTCTACCTGGACTACTCACGCTCCGAGTGGCTGCCCAACATCCACGGCGGGCGGGAGAACCTCGAAGCGGTCGCCTTCCTGCAGGAGATGAACGCGACCGTCTACCGCGAGGTCCCCGGCGTGGTCACCATCGCCGAGGAGTCGACGGCGTGGCCCGGCGTCACCCGCCCCACCCACCTCGGCGGCCTGGGCTTCGGCTTCAAGTGGAACATGGGCTGGATGCACGACTCGCTGGCCTACATGGAGAAGCAGCCGGTGCACCGCAGCTACCACCACGGCCAGCTGACGTTCTCGATGATCTACGCCTACTCCGAGAACTACGTGCTGCCGATCAGCCACGACGAGGTCGTCTACGGCAAGGGCTCGCTGCTGCGGAAGATGCCCGGCGACCGCTGGCAGCAGCTGGCCAACCTGCGCGCCTACCTCGGCTACATGTGGGCCCACCCCGGCAAGCAGCTGCTGTTCATGGGCGCGGAGTTCGGCCAGGACGCCGAGTGGGCCGAGAGCCGCTCGCTGGACTGGTGGCACCTCGACGACCCGGCGCACCGCGGCATCCTGCAGCTGGTCACCGACCTGAACACCCGCTACCGGGAGCTCGAGGCGCTCTGGTCGCTCGACGTCGAGCCGAGCGGCTTCCAGTGGATCGACGCGAACGACTCCTCGAACAACGTGCTGTCGTTCCTGCGGTACGGCCGCGCGGGCGAGGGCCTCGAACCGGGTGCCGAGGGCGAGGCGCGCGGCCAGGCGCTGGCGTGCGTCGCGAACTTCGCCGGCGCACCGCACTCCGGCTACCGGATCGGCCTGCCGCGCGGCGGCCGCTGGCGGGAGGTCCTCAACACCGACGCGGAGGGCTACGGCGGCTCCGGCGTCGGCAACTGGGGCGGGGTCGAGGCCGTCGAGGAGCCGTGGCACGGCCAGCCGTTCTCCGCCGTCGTGGAGGCGCCGCCGCTGGGGACGGTCTGGTTCCTGCACGAGGGCTGACCGCTTCGGCGACGGTCGCGGCGCGCCGCCGGGACGATCCGGCACAGGCGCGCACGCAACTCCCCCGCATTCGTCCGGGAGCAGGCATCATGTGCCGCTCCGCGAGATCACCGCCGGCGCGGACCGGCCCCGGACGACGAAGGAACACCGCTCTCATGAGGCATGGCCTGCGCCGCGGGCTCACCGCGGCCGCGGTGGGCTGCGTGCTGCTCACCGGCTGCTCCAGCACCGTCGTCGGCAGCGCGTCCCCGGGCCCGGGCGAGCCGACCGACGTCAGCGCGAACGACTTCCCGATCACGGCGGCCGGCGACGACCAGGAGGACACCAGCGCCCGCAACGCCCTGGTCGACCTCAACACGTTCTGGAGCCAGGCCTACCCGGACGCCTTCGGGGAGCCCTTCCAGCCTCTGCAGGGCGGCTACTTCTCGGTCGACTCGGACAACATCGACGACAGCGCCTACCCGCCGACCGGCATCGGCTGCGCGCGCTCCCCCGACGACCCGTCCGACGTCGCGCTCAACGCGCACTTCGACCCCAACTGCGACGTCATCGCCTACGACACCGTGCTGCTGAAGAAGCTCTCCGACGACTACGGCCGCTCGCTGCCGGCCGTCGTCATGGCCCACGAGTTCGGCCACGCCATCCAGGACCGGTTCGGCTTCGAGGGCCCCTCGATCAACCAGGAGACCCAGGCCGACTGCTTCGCCGGCGCCTGGACCCGGTGGGCGGTCGACGGCCACGCCCAGCACGTGTCGATCCGCGTGCCGGAACTCGACCAGGTCCTGCAGGGGTACGGCCTGCTCGCCGACGCGCCCGGTGACAGCCCGGGCAACTCGCAGGCCCACGGCTCGTTCTTCGACCGGATCGCCGGTTTCTCGGAGGGCTACGAGGACGGCGTGACCGCCTGTCGCGACAGGTTCGGCAGCGACCGCGTCTACACCGAGATCGCCTTCACCGACCGGGACCAGGGCACACAGGGCAACGTCGACTACCCCACCGCCGTGCAGGCCACGGAGGCGACGCTGCCGCCGTTCTGGGACCAGGTGTTCCCCGCCGCGTTCGGCAAGGACTTCCAGGAGCCGACGATCAAGCCGTTCGACGGCACGGCCCCGGACTGCGGCGACATGGCGGGCACCGAGCGCGATCTCGGCTTCTGCGCGTCCGACTCGACCGTCTATTACGACGAGCAGGACCTGGTCCAGCCGGCCTACAAGGAGTTCGGCGACTTCGTGGTGCCGACGGCGATCTCGCTGCCCTACGGGCTCGCCGTCCGCTCCGAGCTGGGGAAGTCGACCGACGACTCCGCCGCGAC
Protein-coding regions in this window:
- a CDS encoding alpha-1,4-glucan--maltose-1-phosphate maltosyltransferase — translated: MTGRPDLRLGISDVAPVVSCGSFSARAVVGEHLPITATVFREGHDAVAADVVWRSPGQDGTPQLRRMARYGQEPDRWLTTVVPDREGLWTFTVEAWSDPLATWHHAVEVKIAAGQGAGELANDLEEGARLLDRVAADGPEEHRDAVAAAAAALRDESLELTTRVAPAFAPALQQVLHDHPVRELVTASPTYEVWVDRPRALYGSWYEFFPRSEGSVVGGQATHGTFATAVDRLPAIADMGFDVVYLPPIHPIGRVNRKGRNNTLTPEPDDVGSPWAIGAEEGGHDAVHPQLGTLDDFKGFVWRAGELGMEVALDLALQAAPDHPWVREHPEWFTTKADGSIAYAENPPKKYQDIYPINFDNDPDGIYAEVLRVVRHWISCGVRIFRVDNPHTKPLNFWHWLIWEVKKTDPDVLFLAEAFTRPAMMHQLARIGFTQSYTYFTWRTERWELEEYGRELAANSHYMRPNFFVNTPDILHESLQFGGPPMFKIRAVLAAMMSPTWGVYSGFELFEHVAVRPGSEEYLDSEKYQLRPRDWAGAEAAGRSLSGYLRRLNEVRRQHPALQQLRTLHFHPVDNPNLLCFSKTDPGSSDAVVVVVNLSSRHTQIGTTALDLPALGLDWHERFSVTDELTGAHYDWGQFNYVELDPYREPAHVFSIAFPRPVQFPPAVG
- the treS gene encoding maltose alpha-D-glucosyltransferase, coding for MTVPVPDPTAADNGYGPSILPTPGSDPEWYKRAVFYEVLVRGFADSNADGVGDLRGMIDKLDYLQWLGVDCLWLPPFFASPLRDGGYDVSDYTAVLPEFGDIQDFKDFLAAAHARGMRVIIDFVMNHTSDQHPWFQASRSDPEGPYGDFYVWADDDTGYPDARIIFVDTESSNWTFDPVRKQYFWHRFFSHQPDLNFENPKVVEAILDALRFWLDLGIDGFRLDAVPYLFEEEGTNCENLPRTHELLKQVRKVVDAGYPDRVLLCEANQWPADVVEYFGENGDECQMAFHFPVMPRLFMAVRREQRFPISEIMAQTPDIPKNCQWGVFLRNHDELTLEMVTDEERDYMWGEYAKDPRMKANIGIRRRLAPLLDNDTNTLELFTALLFSLPGSPVLYYGDEIGMGDNIWLGDRDGVRTPMQWTPDRNGGFSTADPQRMYLPLNQDPVYGYQVTNVESQLRNTNSMLQWIRRMILVRKEHPTFGLGSFTEVGSRNPTVLSFVREFGDDVVLCVNNLSRFPQPVELDLRRFEGYTPVELTGRVEFPQIGVLPYMLTLAGHGFYWFELSRPVEPEPEEHEEHGDASLADSLEAAGVVGTDDTPGGAR
- the glgP gene encoding alpha-glucan family phosphorylase gives rise to the protein MRALRRFTVRATLPAPLQPLAQLVTNLRWSWHPETRDLFEALDPELWRTCGGDPVKVLGEVSAERLATLAKDRRFLRRLQDVVDDLQEYMTADLWYQSLGADAPQSIAYFSAEFGITEVLPQYSGGLGILAGDHLKAASDLGVPLIGVGLLYRAGYFEQGLSADGWQLEHYPSLDPHGLPVKLLRDKDGAAVVISVPLPEARTLHAHVWRAQVGRVSLLLLDSDIEENAPAERLVTDRLYGGDEDHRLRQEMLLGIGGVRALRAYCSQTGRPQPEVFHANEGHAGFQGVERIRELTVSHGLTFPEALQAVRGGTVFTTHTPVPAGIDRFPKALIERYFAGFGVPLDQLLALGAEEDPTKFNMAHMGLRLGQRANGVSELHGQVSRHMFRDLWPGFDEDDVPITSITNGVHAATWTARELVELGTQRSSQGDPAEVEGPVHFDGVDAIAAGELWNTRRLLRGRLVDEVRRRLRETALSRGAVESEVGWTDSAFDPDVLTIGFARRVPSYKRLTLMLKDPERLKALLLDPERPIQLVIAGKSHPADDGGKQLIQRMVQFADDPEIRHRIAFLPGYDIGMARYLYWGCDVWLNNPLRPLEACGTSGMKAALNGGLNLSIRDGWWDEWFDGQNGWAIPTADGVADPDRRDEVEARAIYDLISTQVQPRFYERDRDGVPARWVEMVRHTLRETGPKVLASRMVRDYVQQLYVPASYSARAMADGGGYAPAREEAARRMHLLANWGTVRVAHVEATGAGDTPEIGSTLALRAEVELPGLSPSDIEVQAAYGRVDDADALHGVTTIPMDHEQADGSRHWFTATVPLERTGAFGYTVRVLPRSAHLANPAELGVVTSA
- a CDS encoding FHA domain-containing protein — encoded protein: MPDRCEVLPGDSVVARRGGGLLWVDAPGSPALVAALHACLGVAGPGADRVLAAVASQVMTLGNGGASFAIVLTDSAQGTGTGVALWSGKGQPAVDGVPVSGSSVDGGCTLAAGFSLGQTLYVGPGQAAPQMPPGVAFDLQDGTVPGSGAMLHLAAPAPAAAAPQPAAAPAQQSFAASSDAGFGAPAAAAPSSSQARPDSGEQTAFWRPDAPSAPLLRFDDGMVVTIDEDLVLGRRPDNHELVAAGTARPVPIADTQNVLSSAHAAIQRAGREVSLVDLGSLNGTHVAGPEATEWTQLEPGVAHPLSDGDRLLLGWTVITFEQPQD